In Musa acuminata AAA Group cultivar baxijiao chromosome BXJ2-3, Cavendish_Baxijiao_AAA, whole genome shotgun sequence, the following proteins share a genomic window:
- the LOC103978157 gene encoding putative chloride channel-like protein CLC-g isoform X1 — METAADVGEEEMSPPRSSLVSDDYEDVEEVEEQGGNLKEPLLEHHPINLRRHAPNNTSQLAIVGSNLCPIESLDYELIENDLFNQDWRSRGRAAILRYVFLKWTFCLFIGIVAGAVGFFNNLAVENIAGYKFFTVSDLMLANKYWTAFWVFAGSNLALLLFATVITAFVSTAAGGSGIPEVKAYLNGVDAPDIFSLRTLVVKIVGMIAAVSSSLHVGKAGPMVHIGACIGAIVGQGGSRKYGMTCRWLRYFKNDRDRRDLVTCGAAAGVAAAFRAPVGGVLFALESLSSWWRSALIWRAFFTTAVVAVTLRALIDICERGKCGLFGKGGLIMYDVTSDTITYHIADLPPVILLGVIGGILGSLYNFLMLKVLRVCSLVNEKGRAYRLLLAATVSIFISCCLFGLPWLAPCRPCLKEDCPSMGQPGSFKNFQCPPNHYNDLASLFFNTNDDTIRKLYSSETNDDFQKSSIMLSFVASYVLGILSYGVAAPFGLFVPIILTGASYGRLIGMLMGANSNLDHGLFAVLGSASFLGGTMRMTVSVCVIILELTNNLLLLPLVMLVLLISKTVADSFNPNIYDLILKLKGLPYLEDHAEPYMRQLTVSDVVAGPLRTFNGVEKVGNIIHILKTTGHHAFPVIDEPPFSSSPVLYGLILRAHLLSLLKKKCFLPTCTLSSFDASKQFVADDFAKRGSGKHDRIEDIEVTAEEMEMYIDLHPFTNTSPYTVVETMSLAKALTLFRQVGLRHLLIVPKSSCRAPVVGILTRHDFMPEHILGLHPFLVKSRWKRLRFHQSTLTRFFRTSLMWACS; from the exons aTGGAGACTGCCGCAGACGTTGGGGAAGAGGAGATGTCGCCGCCGCGATCGTCTTTAGTGTCGGATGATTACGAGGAtgtggaggaggtggaggagcagGGAGGAAATCTAAAGGAGCCGCTTTTGGAGCACCATCCCATCAATCTCCGGCGCCACGCGCCCAACAACACCTCCCAACTCGCCATCGTCGGCTCCAACCTCTGCCCCATCGAGAGCCTCGATTACGA GTTGATCGAGAACGACCTCTTCAACCAGGATTGGAGGAGCCGAGGCCGGGCGGCCATATTGCGGTATGTGTTCCTCAAGTGGACCTTCTGCCTCTTCATCGGCATCGTCGCCGGCGCTGTTGGATTCTTCAACAACCTTGCGGTCGAGAACATCGCCGGCTACAAGTTTTTCACTGTCTCCGACTTGATGCTCGCCAATAA GTATTGGACAGCGTTCTGGGTGTTTGCCGGTTCAAATTTGGCCCTTTTACTGTTTGCGACGGTGATCACGGCCTTTGTTTCGACCGCGGCAGGCGGGTCAGGAATACCGGAGGTGAAGGCTTACTTGAATGGGGTGGATGCTCCTGATATCTTCTCGCTTCGCACCCTTGTTGTAAAG ATTGTAGGTATGATTGCTGCTGTATCATCTTCACTCCATGTCGGCAAGGCTGGCCCCATGGTGCACATCGGTGCATGCATTGGGGCTATAGTTGGACAAGGTGGGTCCCGCAAGTACGGCATGACATGCAGATGGCTACGTTACTTCAAAAATGACAGAGATAGGCGTGATCTTGTTACCTGCGGCGCTGCTGCTGGTGTTGCTGCTGCTTTTCGTGCCCCAGTTGGGGGTGTTCTATTTGCTCTCGAGTCATTGTCTTCATG GTGGAGAAGTGCCCTGATATGGAGAGCATTCTTTACAACAGCTGTAGTTGCCGTCACACTGCGTGCACTGATTGACATCTGCGAAAGAGGAAAATGTGGGTTATTTGGGAAGGGCGGGCTGATTATGTATGATGTTACCTCAGATACTATTACGTATCACATTGCCGACTTACCTCCAGTGATCCTCCTTGGAGTAATTGGGGGAATATTGGGAAGTCTATACAATTTTCTTATGTTGAAGGTTCTTCGTGTATGCAGTCTTGTTAACGA GAAAGGACGTGCCTACAGGTTGCTTCTCGCTGCTACGGTGTCCATATTTATATCTTGTTGTCTGTTTGGGTTACCATGGCTGGCACCCTGCAGGCCTTGCCTGAAAGAAGATTGCCCCTCTATGGGTCAGCCTGGCAGCTTTAAGAATTTCCAGTGCCCTCCAAATCATTACAATGATCTAGCTAGCTTATTTTTCAACACCAATGATGATACAATCAGAAAACTCTACAGTAGTGAAACGAATGATGATTTCCAGAAGTCCTCTATCATGCTATCCTTTGTTGCCTCCTATGTTCTTGGCATCTTAAGTTATGGTGTTGCTGCACCTTTCGGTCTTTTCGTGCCCATCATCTTAACTGGTGCAAGCTATGGACGTCTTATTGGAATGCTAATGGGGGCGAACTCAAATCTAGATCATGGTCTCTTTGCGGTCCTTGGCTCGGCTTCCTTTCTAGGTGGAACAATGAGGATGACTGTGTCTGTATGTGTCATTATACTAGAATTGACCAACAATCTCTTGTTGCTTCCCCTTGTTATGCTGGTTCTCCTGATATCCAAAACTGTGGCTGACTCCTTCAATCCCAACATCTACGATCTGATTCTGAAATTGAAGGGGCTTCCTTATCTTGAAGACCATGCAGAACCATACATGAGGCAGCTCACAGTCAGTGATGTGGTCGCAGGTCCTTTGAGAACCTTTAATGGTGTCGAGAAGGTCGGTAACATTATCCACATATTGAAGACAACCGGCCATCATGCATTTCCTGTGATCGACGAACCACCGTTTTCTTCCTCTCCTGTACTGTATGGCCTCATCCTCCGTGCACACCTTTTAAGTCTATTAAAGAAGAAGTGTTTTCTGCCGACGTGCACTCTCTCAAGTTTTGATGCATCAAAGCAATTTGTGGCTGATGATTTCGCTAAGCGCGGATCGGGGAAACATGATCGCATAGAGGATATCGAGGTGACAGCAGAAGAGATGGAGATGTACATTGATTTGCATCCATTTACAAACACATCACCTTATACGGTGGTTGAGACGATGTCACTGGCAAAAGCACTCACACTTTTCCGCCAAGTGGGCTTGAGACACCTCTTGATTGTTCCGAAGTCCTCTTGT AGGGCGCCGGTGGTTGGCATCTTGACGAGGCACGACTTCATGCCAGAGCACATCTTGGGTTTGCATCCGTTCCTGGTGAAAAGCAGGTGGAAGAGACTGCGATTTCATCAATCGACCTTGACTAGATTCTTCAGGACTAGTTTGATGTGGGCTTGCTCTTAA
- the LOC103978157 gene encoding putative chloride channel-like protein CLC-g isoform X2, translating to METAADVGEEEMSPPRSSLVSDDYEDVEEVEEQGGNLKEPLLEHHPINLRRHAPNNTSQLAIVGSNLCPIESLDYELIENDLFNQDWRSRGRAAILRYVFLKWTFCLFIGIVAGAVGFFNNLAVENIAGYKFFTVSDLMLANKYWTAFWVFAGSNLALLLFATVITAFVSTAAGGSGIPEVKAYLNGVDAPDIFSLRTLVVKIVGMIAAVSSSLHVGKAGPMVHIGACIGAIVGQGGSRKYGMTCRWLRYFKNDRDRRDLVTCGAAAGVAAAFRAPVGGVLFALESLSSWWRSALIWRAFFTTAVVAVTLRALIDICERGKCGLFGKGGLIMYDVTSDTITYHIADLPPVILLGVIGGILGSLYNFLMLKVLRVCSLVNEKGRAYRLLLAATVSIFISCCLFGLPWLAPCRPCLKEDCPSMGQPGSFKNFQCPPNHYNDLASLFFNTNDDTIRKLYSSETNDDFQKSSIMLSFVASYVLGILSYGVAAPFGLFVPIILTGASYGRLIGMLMGANSNLDHGLFAVLGSASFLGGTMRMTVSVCVIILELTNNLLLLPLVMLVLLISKTVADSFNPNIYDLILKLKGLPYLEDHAEPYMRQLTVSDVVAGPLRTFNGVEKVGNIIHILKTTGHHAFPVIDEPPFSSSPVLYGLILRAHLLSLLKKKCFLPTCTLSSFDASKQFVADDFAKRGSGKHDRIEDIEVTAEEMEMYIDLHPFTNTSPYTVVETMSLAKALTLFRQVGLRHLLIVPKSSCYQTKLISKQQQLSEGRNSGYLRPHSIKKKSYMIFLTTHLKNALH from the exons aTGGAGACTGCCGCAGACGTTGGGGAAGAGGAGATGTCGCCGCCGCGATCGTCTTTAGTGTCGGATGATTACGAGGAtgtggaggaggtggaggagcagGGAGGAAATCTAAAGGAGCCGCTTTTGGAGCACCATCCCATCAATCTCCGGCGCCACGCGCCCAACAACACCTCCCAACTCGCCATCGTCGGCTCCAACCTCTGCCCCATCGAGAGCCTCGATTACGA GTTGATCGAGAACGACCTCTTCAACCAGGATTGGAGGAGCCGAGGCCGGGCGGCCATATTGCGGTATGTGTTCCTCAAGTGGACCTTCTGCCTCTTCATCGGCATCGTCGCCGGCGCTGTTGGATTCTTCAACAACCTTGCGGTCGAGAACATCGCCGGCTACAAGTTTTTCACTGTCTCCGACTTGATGCTCGCCAATAA GTATTGGACAGCGTTCTGGGTGTTTGCCGGTTCAAATTTGGCCCTTTTACTGTTTGCGACGGTGATCACGGCCTTTGTTTCGACCGCGGCAGGCGGGTCAGGAATACCGGAGGTGAAGGCTTACTTGAATGGGGTGGATGCTCCTGATATCTTCTCGCTTCGCACCCTTGTTGTAAAG ATTGTAGGTATGATTGCTGCTGTATCATCTTCACTCCATGTCGGCAAGGCTGGCCCCATGGTGCACATCGGTGCATGCATTGGGGCTATAGTTGGACAAGGTGGGTCCCGCAAGTACGGCATGACATGCAGATGGCTACGTTACTTCAAAAATGACAGAGATAGGCGTGATCTTGTTACCTGCGGCGCTGCTGCTGGTGTTGCTGCTGCTTTTCGTGCCCCAGTTGGGGGTGTTCTATTTGCTCTCGAGTCATTGTCTTCATG GTGGAGAAGTGCCCTGATATGGAGAGCATTCTTTACAACAGCTGTAGTTGCCGTCACACTGCGTGCACTGATTGACATCTGCGAAAGAGGAAAATGTGGGTTATTTGGGAAGGGCGGGCTGATTATGTATGATGTTACCTCAGATACTATTACGTATCACATTGCCGACTTACCTCCAGTGATCCTCCTTGGAGTAATTGGGGGAATATTGGGAAGTCTATACAATTTTCTTATGTTGAAGGTTCTTCGTGTATGCAGTCTTGTTAACGA GAAAGGACGTGCCTACAGGTTGCTTCTCGCTGCTACGGTGTCCATATTTATATCTTGTTGTCTGTTTGGGTTACCATGGCTGGCACCCTGCAGGCCTTGCCTGAAAGAAGATTGCCCCTCTATGGGTCAGCCTGGCAGCTTTAAGAATTTCCAGTGCCCTCCAAATCATTACAATGATCTAGCTAGCTTATTTTTCAACACCAATGATGATACAATCAGAAAACTCTACAGTAGTGAAACGAATGATGATTTCCAGAAGTCCTCTATCATGCTATCCTTTGTTGCCTCCTATGTTCTTGGCATCTTAAGTTATGGTGTTGCTGCACCTTTCGGTCTTTTCGTGCCCATCATCTTAACTGGTGCAAGCTATGGACGTCTTATTGGAATGCTAATGGGGGCGAACTCAAATCTAGATCATGGTCTCTTTGCGGTCCTTGGCTCGGCTTCCTTTCTAGGTGGAACAATGAGGATGACTGTGTCTGTATGTGTCATTATACTAGAATTGACCAACAATCTCTTGTTGCTTCCCCTTGTTATGCTGGTTCTCCTGATATCCAAAACTGTGGCTGACTCCTTCAATCCCAACATCTACGATCTGATTCTGAAATTGAAGGGGCTTCCTTATCTTGAAGACCATGCAGAACCATACATGAGGCAGCTCACAGTCAGTGATGTGGTCGCAGGTCCTTTGAGAACCTTTAATGGTGTCGAGAAGGTCGGTAACATTATCCACATATTGAAGACAACCGGCCATCATGCATTTCCTGTGATCGACGAACCACCGTTTTCTTCCTCTCCTGTACTGTATGGCCTCATCCTCCGTGCACACCTTTTAAGTCTATTAAAGAAGAAGTGTTTTCTGCCGACGTGCACTCTCTCAAGTTTTGATGCATCAAAGCAATTTGTGGCTGATGATTTCGCTAAGCGCGGATCGGGGAAACATGATCGCATAGAGGATATCGAGGTGACAGCAGAAGAGATGGAGATGTACATTGATTTGCATCCATTTACAAACACATCACCTTATACGGTGGTTGAGACGATGTCACTGGCAAAAGCACTCACACTTTTCCGCCAAGTGGGCTTGAGACACCTCTTGATTGTTCCGAAGTCCTCTTGT TATCAAACCAAACTAATCAGCAAGCAGcagcaattgagtgaagggaggaACAGTGGATACTTGCGTCcacattcaataaaaaaaaaatcatatatgatTTTCTTGACAACACATTTAAAGAATGCTTTGCATTAA
- the LOC103978157 gene encoding putative chloride channel-like protein CLC-g isoform X3 → METAADVGEEEMSPPRSSLVSDDYEDVEEVEEQGGNLKEPLLEHHPINLRRHAPNNTSQLAIVGSNLCPIESLDYELIENDLFNQDWRSRGRAAILRYVFLKWTFCLFIGIVAGAVGFFNNLAVENIAGYKFFTVSDLMLANKYWTAFWVFAGSNLALLLFATVITAFVSTAAGGSGIPEVKAYLNGVDAPDIFSLRTLVVKIVGMIAAVSSSLHVGKAGPMVHIGACIGAIVGQGGSRKYGMTCRWLRYFKNDRDRRDLVTCGAAAGVAAAFRAPVGGVLFALESLSSWWRSALIWRAFFTTAVVAVTLRALIDICERGKCGLFGKGGLIMYDVTSDTITYHIADLPPVILLGVIGGILGSLYNFLMLKVLRVCSLVNEKGRAYRLLLAATVSIFISCCLFGLPWLAPCRPCLKEDCPSMGQPGSFKNFQCPPNHYNDLASLFFNTNDDTIRKLYSSETNDDFQKSSIMLSFVASYVLGILSYGVAAPFGLFVPIILTGASYGRLIGMLMGANSNLDHGLFAVLGSASFLGGTMRMTVSVCVIILELTNNLLLLPLVMLVLLISKTVADSFNPNIYDLILKLKGLPYLEDHAEPYMRQLTVSDVVAGPLRTFNGVEKVGNIIHILKTTGHHAFPVIDEPPFSSSPVLYGLILRAHLLSLLKKKCFLPTCTLSSFDASKQFVADDFAKRGSGKHDRIEDIEVTAEEMEMYIDLHPFTNTSPYTVVETMSLAKALTLFRQVGLRHLLIVPKSSCMLAL, encoded by the exons aTGGAGACTGCCGCAGACGTTGGGGAAGAGGAGATGTCGCCGCCGCGATCGTCTTTAGTGTCGGATGATTACGAGGAtgtggaggaggtggaggagcagGGAGGAAATCTAAAGGAGCCGCTTTTGGAGCACCATCCCATCAATCTCCGGCGCCACGCGCCCAACAACACCTCCCAACTCGCCATCGTCGGCTCCAACCTCTGCCCCATCGAGAGCCTCGATTACGA GTTGATCGAGAACGACCTCTTCAACCAGGATTGGAGGAGCCGAGGCCGGGCGGCCATATTGCGGTATGTGTTCCTCAAGTGGACCTTCTGCCTCTTCATCGGCATCGTCGCCGGCGCTGTTGGATTCTTCAACAACCTTGCGGTCGAGAACATCGCCGGCTACAAGTTTTTCACTGTCTCCGACTTGATGCTCGCCAATAA GTATTGGACAGCGTTCTGGGTGTTTGCCGGTTCAAATTTGGCCCTTTTACTGTTTGCGACGGTGATCACGGCCTTTGTTTCGACCGCGGCAGGCGGGTCAGGAATACCGGAGGTGAAGGCTTACTTGAATGGGGTGGATGCTCCTGATATCTTCTCGCTTCGCACCCTTGTTGTAAAG ATTGTAGGTATGATTGCTGCTGTATCATCTTCACTCCATGTCGGCAAGGCTGGCCCCATGGTGCACATCGGTGCATGCATTGGGGCTATAGTTGGACAAGGTGGGTCCCGCAAGTACGGCATGACATGCAGATGGCTACGTTACTTCAAAAATGACAGAGATAGGCGTGATCTTGTTACCTGCGGCGCTGCTGCTGGTGTTGCTGCTGCTTTTCGTGCCCCAGTTGGGGGTGTTCTATTTGCTCTCGAGTCATTGTCTTCATG GTGGAGAAGTGCCCTGATATGGAGAGCATTCTTTACAACAGCTGTAGTTGCCGTCACACTGCGTGCACTGATTGACATCTGCGAAAGAGGAAAATGTGGGTTATTTGGGAAGGGCGGGCTGATTATGTATGATGTTACCTCAGATACTATTACGTATCACATTGCCGACTTACCTCCAGTGATCCTCCTTGGAGTAATTGGGGGAATATTGGGAAGTCTATACAATTTTCTTATGTTGAAGGTTCTTCGTGTATGCAGTCTTGTTAACGA GAAAGGACGTGCCTACAGGTTGCTTCTCGCTGCTACGGTGTCCATATTTATATCTTGTTGTCTGTTTGGGTTACCATGGCTGGCACCCTGCAGGCCTTGCCTGAAAGAAGATTGCCCCTCTATGGGTCAGCCTGGCAGCTTTAAGAATTTCCAGTGCCCTCCAAATCATTACAATGATCTAGCTAGCTTATTTTTCAACACCAATGATGATACAATCAGAAAACTCTACAGTAGTGAAACGAATGATGATTTCCAGAAGTCCTCTATCATGCTATCCTTTGTTGCCTCCTATGTTCTTGGCATCTTAAGTTATGGTGTTGCTGCACCTTTCGGTCTTTTCGTGCCCATCATCTTAACTGGTGCAAGCTATGGACGTCTTATTGGAATGCTAATGGGGGCGAACTCAAATCTAGATCATGGTCTCTTTGCGGTCCTTGGCTCGGCTTCCTTTCTAGGTGGAACAATGAGGATGACTGTGTCTGTATGTGTCATTATACTAGAATTGACCAACAATCTCTTGTTGCTTCCCCTTGTTATGCTGGTTCTCCTGATATCCAAAACTGTGGCTGACTCCTTCAATCCCAACATCTACGATCTGATTCTGAAATTGAAGGGGCTTCCTTATCTTGAAGACCATGCAGAACCATACATGAGGCAGCTCACAGTCAGTGATGTGGTCGCAGGTCCTTTGAGAACCTTTAATGGTGTCGAGAAGGTCGGTAACATTATCCACATATTGAAGACAACCGGCCATCATGCATTTCCTGTGATCGACGAACCACCGTTTTCTTCCTCTCCTGTACTGTATGGCCTCATCCTCCGTGCACACCTTTTAAGTCTATTAAAGAAGAAGTGTTTTCTGCCGACGTGCACTCTCTCAAGTTTTGATGCATCAAAGCAATTTGTGGCTGATGATTTCGCTAAGCGCGGATCGGGGAAACATGATCGCATAGAGGATATCGAGGTGACAGCAGAAGAGATGGAGATGTACATTGATTTGCATCCATTTACAAACACATCACCTTATACGGTGGTTGAGACGATGTCACTGGCAAAAGCACTCACACTTTTCCGCCAAGTGGGCTTGAGACACCTCTTGATTGTTCCGAAGTCCTCTTGT ATGCTAGCTTTATAG